A window of the Pseudomonadota bacterium genome harbors these coding sequences:
- the rlmN gene encoding 23S rRNA (adenine(2503)-C(2))-methyltransferase RlmN — protein MTAAALTNLLDFDAAGLAGYFESIGERGFRATQVVKWVHQLGIVDFDAMTNLSRALREHLKEHCEIRPPAIIAEQLSNDGTRKWLMRVDNGNSIETVFIPEGDRGTLCVSSQVGCPLDCAFCATARQGFSRNLTTAEIIGQVWQAARALGQTPKLGRHITNVVMMGMGEPLLNFDAVVPAMRLMLDDNAYNLSRKRVTLSTAGVVPGIDKLAAHCPVSLAISLHATNDELRDKLVPINRSFPIEQLLAACKRYVANNPHAEITFEYVMLKGVNDSVGEARALIRLLQGLPAKVNLIPFNPFAGAGFERSSDEVINAFRDRLSRSGIVTVTRKTRGDDIAAACGQLVGEVQARARRHQRPTASRAAAEEMS, from the coding sequence ATGACGGCCGCCGCGCTCACCAACTTGCTCGACTTCGATGCCGCCGGTCTGGCCGGCTACTTCGAGAGCATCGGTGAGCGCGGATTTCGCGCCACGCAGGTAGTCAAGTGGGTGCACCAGCTCGGCATCGTCGATTTCGACGCGATGACCAATCTCAGCCGCGCGCTGCGCGAGCACTTGAAAGAACACTGCGAGATTCGTCCGCCCGCCATCATCGCCGAGCAGCTGTCCAACGACGGCACGCGCAAATGGCTGATGCGGGTCGATAACGGCAATTCCATCGAGACGGTATTCATTCCCGAGGGCGACCGCGGCACCTTGTGCGTGTCCTCGCAGGTCGGTTGTCCGCTCGACTGCGCGTTCTGCGCGACCGCGCGCCAGGGCTTCAGTCGCAACCTCACCACCGCCGAGATCATCGGCCAGGTGTGGCAGGCGGCGCGCGCCTTGGGCCAGACGCCCAAGCTCGGTCGTCACATCACCAACGTGGTGATGATGGGCATGGGTGAACCCCTGCTCAACTTCGACGCCGTGGTGCCCGCCATGCGTCTCATGCTCGATGACAACGCCTACAACCTGTCGCGCAAGCGTGTGACCCTGAGCACCGCCGGCGTGGTGCCGGGCATCGACAAGCTCGCCGCGCATTGCCCGGTCAGCCTCGCCATTTCACTGCACGCGACCAACGACGAGCTGCGCGACAAGCTGGTGCCGATCAATCGCAGTTTTCCCATCGAGCAATTGCTGGCGGCGTGCAAACGTTACGTGGCCAACAATCCGCATGCGGAAATCACCTTCGAATACGTGATGCTGAAGGGCGTCAACGACAGCGTCGGCGAAGCGCGCGCGCTGATTCGGCTGCTGCAGGGCCTGCCGGCCAAGGTCAACCTGATCCCCTTCAATCCCTTTGCCGGCGCCGGCTTTGAACGCTCCAGTGACGAGGTCATCAACGCGTTTCGCGATCGCCTGTCGCGCTCGGGCATCGTCACCGTCACGCGCAAGACGCGCGGTGACGATATCGCCGCGGCCTGCGGACAACTGGTCGGCGAGGTACAGGCCCGCGCGCGCCGTCACCAGCGTCCGACCGCCAGCCGGGCCGCTGCCGAGGAGATGAGCTGA
- the ndk gene encoding nucleoside-diphosphate kinase, with amino-acid sequence MAIERTLSIIKPGAVRDNHIGGIVAKFEAAGLRVVAQKMIRMSEAQAGDFYGVHREKPFFGELVEFMTYGPVVVQVLEGENAIQANRDVMGATNPANAAPGTIRAEFATSITENAVHGSDGPDTARIEIAFFFKDSEIFSRS; translated from the coding sequence ATGGCCATAGAACGCACGCTGTCCATCATCAAGCCCGGTGCGGTGCGTGACAATCACATTGGCGGGATCGTCGCCAAATTCGAGGCCGCCGGCCTGCGTGTGGTTGCCCAGAAAATGATCCGTATGAGCGAGGCCCAGGCCGGCGATTTCTACGGCGTCCACCGTGAAAAGCCGTTCTTCGGCGAACTGGTTGAATTCATGACCTACGGCCCGGTGGTGGTGCAGGTGCTGGAAGGTGAAAACGCCATCCAGGCCAACCGCGACGTGATGGGCGCCACCAACCCCGCCAACGCGGCGCCGGGCACCATCCGCGCCGAGTTCGCCACCAGCATCACGGAAAATGCGGTGCACGGTTCCGATGGTCCCGACACTGCCCGCATCGAGATCGCGTTCTTCTTCAAGGACAGCGAAATCTTCTCGCGTAGCTGA
- the sufT gene encoding putative Fe-S cluster assembly protein SufT, which produces MNQPNLYGTPISLARDCAAVMIPEGSKVTLSAGTVVYVTQALGGAVTVNANGNLARIAAADVDALGMEAASLPAEHAEGNADGSVDTDLIWEQLSTCYDPEIPINIVELGLIYRCEVMPGENGGNRVEIDMTLTAPGCGMGPFLVDDVRTKVAQVPNVDDVEVELVFDPPWNQEMMSEAARLETGLY; this is translated from the coding sequence ATGAACCAACCCAACCTCTACGGCACGCCCATCAGCCTCGCCCGCGATTGCGCGGCGGTCATGATTCCAGAGGGCTCGAAGGTCACTTTGAGCGCCGGCACCGTGGTCTATGTCACGCAGGCGCTGGGCGGCGCGGTGACGGTCAATGCCAACGGCAACCTGGCCCGTATCGCGGCCGCGGATGTCGATGCGCTCGGCATGGAGGCGGCGTCGCTGCCGGCCGAGCATGCCGAGGGCAATGCCGACGGCAGCGTCGACACCGATCTCATCTGGGAACAGCTCTCGACCTGCTACGACCCGGAGATTCCGATCAATATCGTCGAGCTCGGTCTCATCTATCGTTGCGAGGTGATGCCGGGCGAAAATGGCGGCAACCGCGTCGAAATCGACATGACGCTGACCGCGCCGGGCTGCGGCATGGGCCCGTTCCTGGTCGACGACGTGCGTACGAAAGTCGCGCAGGTACCGAACGTCGACGACGTGGAAGTGGAACTGGTGTTCGATCCGCCGTGGAACCAGGAAATGATGTCCGAGGCGGCTCGCCTGGAGACCGGTCTGTATTGA
- a CDS encoding cysteine desulfurase: protein MNATPALDDRSRSAPFDVERVRRDFPILARKVNGKPLVYADNAATTHKPKVVIDRLRHYYEFENANIHRGVHTLSAEATAAHEQARATVQRFINARDSREVIFTRGTTESINLVAQTWGRANLRADDEILVSALEHHANIVPWQMLCEQTGARLRVAPIDARGEIDMAKFETLLSSRTRLVAVAHISNALGTINPVERIVELAHQAGAVVLVDGAQSIIHCAIDVQALGCDFFAFSGHKALGPSGIGALYGRAELLESMPPYQGGGDMIKVVTFERTEYNDIPFRFEAGTPFIEGALGMASALEYFAALDLPAVLVHEARLQATATARAEAVPGLRIIGQAAHKAAVVSFEIEGVHPQDLGTLLDHHGVAIRTGHHCAMPVMQFFGVVGTARASFALYNTVAEVHAVFDAIDKVLPMLRA, encoded by the coding sequence GTGAACGCCACACCCGCCCTCGACGACCGGTCGAGATCCGCTCCTTTCGACGTCGAGCGCGTGCGCCGCGACTTTCCCATCCTTGCGCGCAAGGTGAACGGCAAGCCGCTGGTGTATGCCGACAATGCCGCCACCACCCACAAGCCGAAGGTGGTGATCGATCGTCTGCGGCATTATTACGAGTTCGAGAACGCCAATATCCATCGCGGCGTGCACACCCTGAGCGCCGAGGCGACCGCCGCCCATGAGCAGGCGCGCGCGACCGTGCAGCGCTTCATCAATGCGCGCGATTCGCGCGAAGTCATCTTCACGCGCGGCACCACCGAGTCCATCAACCTGGTCGCGCAGACCTGGGGCCGTGCCAATCTGCGTGCCGACGACGAGATCCTGGTATCGGCGCTCGAGCACCACGCCAACATCGTGCCGTGGCAAATGTTGTGCGAACAGACCGGCGCCCGGCTGCGGGTCGCGCCCATCGATGCGCGCGGCGAAATCGACATGGCCAAGTTCGAGACGCTGCTGTCCTCGCGCACGCGCCTGGTGGCGGTCGCACATATTTCCAATGCGCTCGGCACCATCAATCCGGTCGAGAGAATCGTCGAGCTCGCGCATCAGGCCGGCGCCGTGGTGCTGGTCGACGGCGCGCAGTCGATCATCCATTGCGCCATCGACGTGCAGGCGCTCGGCTGCGACTTTTTCGCGTTCTCCGGCCACAAGGCGCTGGGTCCTAGCGGTATCGGCGCACTGTATGGCCGCGCCGAACTGCTGGAATCCATGCCGCCCTACCAGGGCGGCGGCGACATGATCAAGGTCGTCACGTTCGAACGCACCGAGTACAACGACATCCCGTTCCGCTTCGAAGCCGGCACGCCCTTCATCGAAGGCGCGCTCGGCATGGCGAGCGCGCTGGAATACTTCGCGGCGCTGGACCTGCCGGCCGTGCTCGTGCACGAGGCTCGGCTGCAGGCGACCGCCACGGCACGCGCCGAGGCGGTGCCGGGCTTGCGCATCATCGGCCAGGCCGCGCACAAGGCGGCGGTGGTGTCGTTCGAAATCGAAGGGGTTCACCCGCAGGACCTCGGCACCTTGCTCGATCACCACGGCGTCGCCATCCGTACCGGCCATCATTGCGCGATGCCGGTCATGCAGTTTTTCGGCGTGGTCGGCACGGCCCGCGCGTCCTTTGCGCTGTACAACACGGTCGCCGAGGTCCATGCGGTGTTCGACGCCATCGACAAAGTCCTGCCCATGTTGAGGGCGTGA
- the sufD gene encoding Fe-S cluster assembly protein SufD has product MAALAMVAGAALAALDAAPGAARSQRLGALRLAAAARVREEGLPTVADEHWKYTNVSRLGERALRAASAHDGAGVSATDLGALRLSSDGALRVVLVNGCVRAELGDLGALPKGMRVRSMAALLEHDPERLAALLDTDVEAGSTFQALNTALLGDGVVIELDNDVVVREPLHVVMLGAASDLLRVPRVLVRAGRHSELRLVEEYVSLDGASGFTNSVCEATLGAGATLFHHRLANEALHNNHVGRVAVQVEEHGNYVSDSLAFGGDLTRVDIDVNLVGRGARCRLNGLFVADGQQHVDHHTRIEHRVGDTHSAELYRGILDGRSRGVFNGKVLVARDAQQITAQQASNNLLLSRHAEIDTKPELEIYADDVSCSHGATVGELDAAALFYLRSRGVPAADARALLTYAFAEKIVDEIPLPGVRRWLETRFLGHTQLSQLHSSLESP; this is encoded by the coding sequence ATGGCGGCGTTGGCCATGGTGGCAGGCGCGGCGCTGGCTGCGCTCGACGCGGCGCCGGGTGCCGCGCGTAGTCAGCGCCTTGGCGCACTGCGCTTGGCCGCGGCGGCGCGCGTCAGGGAAGAAGGCCTGCCGACGGTCGCCGACGAGCACTGGAAATACACCAATGTCAGCCGCCTCGGCGAGCGCGCCTTGCGCGCGGCCTCGGCGCACGACGGCGCGGGAGTCTCGGCCACTGATCTCGGCGCGCTGCGCCTGTCCAGCGACGGCGCGCTGCGCGTGGTGCTGGTCAATGGCTGCGTGCGCGCCGAACTCGGAGACCTCGGCGCGCTGCCCAAGGGTATGCGCGTGCGCAGCATGGCCGCGCTGCTCGAGCATGATCCGGAGCGGCTTGCCGCGCTGCTCGATACCGACGTCGAAGCGGGCAGCACCTTCCAGGCCTTGAACACCGCCCTGCTCGGCGATGGCGTGGTGATCGAACTCGACAACGACGTGGTAGTGCGTGAACCCCTGCATGTCGTGATGCTGGGCGCCGCCAGCGATCTGCTGCGCGTGCCGCGCGTGCTGGTGCGCGCCGGCCGCCACAGCGAGCTGCGCCTGGTTGAAGAATACGTGAGCCTCGATGGCGCCAGCGGCTTCACCAACAGCGTATGCGAGGCGACGCTCGGCGCCGGCGCCACCCTGTTTCACCACCGTCTCGCCAACGAGGCCTTGCACAACAACCACGTCGGACGCGTGGCCGTGCAGGTGGAGGAACACGGCAACTACGTGTCGGACTCGCTGGCCTTCGGCGGCGATCTGACGCGCGTCGACATCGACGTGAACCTGGTCGGGCGTGGCGCGCGCTGCCGTCTGAACGGCCTGTTCGTGGCCGACGGCCAACAGCACGTCGATCATCACACCCGCATCGAACACCGCGTCGGGGATACGCACAGCGCCGAGCTCTATCGCGGCATACTCGACGGCCGCAGCCGCGGCGTGTTCAACGGCAAGGTGCTGGTGGCGCGCGACGCCCAGCAGATCACCGCGCAACAGGCCAGCAACAACCTGCTGTTGTCGCGACATGCGGAAATCGACACCAAGCCGGAACTGGAAATCTACGCCGATGACGTGAGCTGCTCGCATGGCGCGACCGTGGGCGAGCTCGATGCGGCGGCGCTGTTCTACCTGCGCTCGCGCGGTGTGCCGGCGGCCGACGCGCGCGCGCTGCTGACCTACGCCTTTGCCGAGAAAATCGTCGACGAGATCCCGCTGCCCGGGGTGCGTCGCTGGCTCGAAACACGCTTTCTCGGCCACACCCAACTCAGTCAATTGCACAGTTCGCTGGAATCGCCGTGA
- the sufC gene encoding Fe-S cluster assembly ATPase SufC — protein sequence MLEIKNLHVEVAGTEILRGLNLTIGAGETHAIMGPNGSGKSTLSHVLAGRDGYTVTAGSVTFNGKSLLDLEPEERAGEGVFLAFQYPIEIPGVNNVYMLKAALNGIRSYRGEKELSAVEFLKVVKQRVKAIGLDDSLLNRPVNSGFSGGEKKRNEIFQMSVLEPRLAILDETDSGLDIDALKTVSEGVNALRDGKRSFMVITHYQRLLDYIVPDHVHVLAKGRIIKSGPKELALELEARGYDWLLEEAAA from the coding sequence ATGCTCGAAATCAAGAATCTCCACGTTGAAGTCGCCGGCACCGAGATCCTGCGCGGCCTGAATCTCACCATCGGCGCCGGCGAGACCCATGCGATCATGGGGCCGAACGGCTCGGGCAAGAGCACGCTGTCCCATGTGCTCGCCGGTCGTGACGGCTATACCGTGACCGCCGGCTCGGTGACGTTCAATGGCAAATCCTTGCTCGACCTCGAACCCGAGGAGCGTGCCGGCGAAGGCGTGTTCCTGGCCTTCCAGTACCCGATAGAAATTCCGGGCGTGAACAACGTCTACATGCTGAAGGCTGCGTTGAACGGCATACGCAGCTATCGCGGCGAGAAGGAATTGAGCGCGGTGGAGTTCTTGAAAGTGGTCAAGCAGCGCGTCAAGGCCATCGGCCTCGACGACAGCCTGCTCAACCGGCCGGTCAATTCCGGCTTCTCGGGCGGCGAGAAGAAGCGCAACGAGATCTTCCAGATGAGCGTGCTCGAGCCGCGCCTGGCGATCCTCGACGAAACCGATTCGGGGCTCGACATCGATGCCTTGAAGACCGTTTCGGAAGGCGTCAACGCACTGCGCGACGGCAAGCGCTCGTTCATGGTCATCACCCATTACCAGCGCCTGCTCGACTACATCGTGCCCGATCACGTACACGTGCTGGCCAAGGGCCGCATCATCAAATCCGGCCCCAAGGAACTGGCGCTCGAACTCGAAGCGCGCGGTTACGACTGGTTGCTGGAAGAGGCGGCGGCCTGA